One part of the Drosophila santomea strain STO CAGO 1482 unplaced genomic scaffold, Prin_Dsan_1.1 Segkk79_quiver_pilon_misjoin1_scaf, whole genome shotgun sequence genome encodes these proteins:
- the LOC120457788 gene encoding glycine-rich cell wall structural protein 1 — protein sequence MRCDLQVHVLLLLGIGAWRTGAISVGGGGIGAVGGVAAIGGVGGIGGVQQVPVVQQVPVVQQVPVVQQVPLIQQQPQALGLAGGGGFIGGGVGAGAGFGRYKESYRVRARGFGGGYRARYDRKFGGGFAGIGAAGGAGVAGGGLLG from the coding sequence ATGAGGTGCGATCTTCAAGTGCATGTTTTGCTATTGCTGGGAATCGGAGCTTGGCGGACTGGAGCCATTTCCGTGGGAGGAGGTGGAATCGGAGCGGTCGGAGGAGTGGCAGCCATTGGCGGAGTGGGTGGCATCGGAGGAGTCCAGCAGGTTCCCGTCGTGCAACAAGTGCCCGTTGTTCAACAGGTTCCCGTCGTGCAACAGGTGCCCCTCATCCAGCAGCAGCCCCAAGCTCTTGGTCTCGCCGGAGGAGGTGGATTCATTGGTGGTGGAGTCGGAGCGGGTGCAGGTTTTGGACGCTACAAGGAGAGCTACCGTGTGCGGGCGAGGGGATTCGGCGGTGGATACCGCGCCCGGTACGACAGGAAATTTGGAGGAGGATTCGCCGGAATCGGTGCTGCAGGAGGAGCGGGCGTAGCGGGCGGCGGACTGCTGGGATAA
- the LOC120457692 gene encoding ctenidin-3 has protein sequence MLWQTVYLLVLACAVVSTTPIFSSSDQESIRRPRHIGGFGGGGVVGGGIVGGGIIGGGGVAAPIVAAPAIQTVPVVSTVPIITTVPVVSSISTVQTIPSYGYGYGGGYPVGGGLGGLGGGLGGLGGGLGGLGGGLGGLGGGGGFVGGAVGFAKFKGGFIG, from the coding sequence ATGTTGTGGCAAACGGTCTACCTGCTCGTCTTGGCGTGCGCCGTGGTCAGCACCACACCAATCTTCTCCAGCAGCGACCAGGAGAGCATTAGAAGACCCCGGCACATTGGAGGATTTGGAGGTGGCGGAGTCGTGGGAGGCGGCATCGTGGGCGGCGGCATCATCGGCGGCGGAGGAGTAGCTGCCCCCATAGTGGCGGCCCCCGCTATTCAAACAGTTCCCGTTGTGTCCACTGTGCCCATCATCACCACTGTTCCCGTCGTATCCAGCATTTCTACCGTCCAGACGATCCCCAGCTATGGCTATGGATATGGCGGTGGTTATCCCGTCGGAGGAGGACTGGGCGGACTAGGTGGAGGATTGGGCGGACTAGGTGGAGGATTGGGCGGACTCGGTGGAGGATTGGGCGGACTTGGTGGAGGCGGAGGCTTCGTTGGCGGCGCTGTGGGTTTTGCCAAATTCAAAGGCGGTTTCATTGGCTAG
- the LOC120457799 gene encoding uncharacterized protein LOC120457799, translated as MDHKRILFLFSIAALLLCNFVSADETESEVLAEEPSSTQLLAAGETAQADSGDENVRKVRQYFGPPPFGPPPPPFFGPPPPPYYGGGFGGGFGGGFQRTRVVTRTRYRGRGGYYGGGFYG; from the coding sequence ATGGATCACAAGcggatattatttttgttcagCATAGCTGCCCTGCTCCTATGTAATTTTGTAAGCGCCGATGAAACGGAATCGGAAGTGCTGGCAGAGGAGCCGAGCTCCACCCAGCTGCTGGCGGCCGGGGAAACTGCCCAGGCTGATTCTGGAGATGAGAACGTTAGGAAAGTGCGTCAGTACTTCGGGCCACCACCGTTTGGACCTCCGCCACCACCTTTCTTTgggccaccgccaccaccgtACTACGGCGGTGGTTTTGGTGGCGGATTCGGCGGTGGCTTCCAGAGAACTCGAGTGGTCACCCGCACCCGTTACCGCGGTCGCGGTGGCTACTACGGCGGTGGATTCTACGGCTAA
- the LOC120457744 gene encoding uncharacterized protein LOC120457744 encodes MFRLLLLWITVGLVAALDEREFDPQVAPPQGSVPKPYQLWRSFASQVRLVFSRFQPKTPTPPTVKTRTGITTTTSEPELQFYGALNPIYQTGNF; translated from the exons ATGTTCcgcttgttgctgctgtggatCACTGTGGGGCTGGTGGCAGCTCTTGATGAGCGGGAATTCGATCCGCAGGTGGCACCGCCTCAAGGTTCAG TTCCAAAACCCTATCAGCTGTGGCGAAGTTTTGCGAGTCAGGTGCGGCTTGTCTTCAGTCGCTTTCAACCGAAAACACCCACTCCGCCCACTGTTAAGACCAGGACGGGCATAACCACCACTACTTCCGAGCCTGAACTGCAGTTCTATGGAGCTCTGAATCCCATTTACCAAACAGGAAACTTTTAA
- the LOC120457743 gene encoding keratin, type II cytoskeletal 2 epidermal, whose product MKFLALSLALIAVISCSLAIPVDLDNGEPLTLLELEGDQEPQVDELEGERVVRGLGGLGGLGGKFGGFGGLGGLKGGFGGLGHGFGGGFGGHGFGGGFGGLGSFKSLFGKKFR is encoded by the coding sequence ATGAAGTTCCTCGCCCTGAGTCTCGCTCTGATCGCCGTGATCTCCTGCTCTCTGGCCATTCCTGTGGATCTGGACAATGGAGAACCGCTGACGCTCTTGGAGTTGGAGGGGGATCAGGAGCCGCAAGTGGATGAACTGGAGGGCGAGAGAGTGGTTCGAGGACTAGGAGGACTGGGAGGACTTGGCGGCAAGTTTGGAGGTTTCGGAGGACTCGGCGGCCTGAAGGGAGGATTCGGTGGTCTGGGACACGGCTTTGGCGGTGGATTTGGAGGACACGGTTTCGGCGGCGGCTTCGGTGGACTCGGCAGCTTCAAGAGCCTCTTCGGCAAGAAGTTCCGCTAA
- the LOC120457742 gene encoding uncharacterized protein LOC120457742, translated as MNYSALNCILIVLPILLLLMDICEARPWWPTNEAGYDASLDPIAWSRSFVPDQVRKTRYNVIPEPRSKHRHRQSSKLWYQKPVSMYPKHTVNAKYYKRHLRRRQKLAARERDAHWRQ; from the coding sequence ATGAACTACTCCGCGTTGAATTGCATTCTAATTGTTCTACCCATCCTGCTACTTTTAATGGATATCTGTGAAGCCAGGCCGTGGTGGCCCACTAACGAAGCTGGTTACGATGCCAGTCTGGACCCCATAGCCTGGTCAAGATCTTTTGTGCCGGATCAAGTGAGAAAAACCCGCTACAATGTCATCCCAGAACCGAGAAGCAAACATCGCCATCGCCAGTCTTCCAAGCTCTGGTACCAGAAACCTGTATCTATGTATCCCAAACATACGGTCAATGCGAAATACTACAAGAGACATCTGAGACGAAGACAAAAACTGGCAGCACGTGAGCGTGACGCACACTGGAGGCAATAG
- the LOC120457785 gene encoding calcium-binding protein P, translating into MTKFVAKKAILLLSLLLLGTVESKPLDWEQDHIEDQHVRKERQLKMAGSTDPDVKMVANVTPATASQSMSMTLGVPMNQMALSSVGGQLVRYPNYPGLIYPGLSPAPAPGLNGVPGLQTNIANTYPSYPDPNLAGSVPGFNPFGSFGYPGVAPMYGNPLMYPNTQLPNGFVPNPAVDNFQSLNNIVNMANVQGLTGGSSASYPAPQGFGGVSPGLYPAPQAFGGANPGPYPAPQVNMQGLYPPSGGFLQRMNMQAYAPGF; encoded by the coding sequence ATGACCAAGTTTGTTGCAAAGAAAGCCATTCTGCTGCTCTCCCTGCTCCTCCTGGGCACGGTGGAGTCCAAGCCACTGGACTGGGAACAGGATCATATCGAGGATCAGCATGTGCGCAAGGAGCGTCAGCTGAAGATGGCCGGCTCAACGGATCCAGATGTCAAGATGGTGGCCAACGTGACTCCAGCGACGGCATCACAATCCATGTCGATGACCCTGGGTGTCCCCATGAACCAGATGGCCCTGAGCTCGGTCGGTGGCCAGTTGGTGAGGTACCCCAACTACCCGGGTCTGATCTACCCTGGCCTCTCGCCGGCACCTGCACCAGGTCTAAATGGCGTTCCCGGTCTGCAGACGAACATTGCCAACACCTATCCTTCGTATCCGGATCCCAATCTGGCAGGATCGGTTCCTGGCTTCAACCCATTTGGTTCATTCGGCTATCCAGGCGTGGCACCCATGTATGGAAACCCCCTGATGTATCCTAACACCCAGCTGCCTAATGGATTTGTGCCCAACCCGGCCGTAGACAACTTCCAATCGCTGAACAATATTGTCAATATGGCCAATGTTCAGGGATTGACTGGCGGCAGTTCCGCATCATATCCAGCACCTCAAGGATTCGGTGGCGTGAGCCCGGGTCTGTATCCCGCCCCGCAGGCATTCGGTGGAGCCAACCCGGGACCTTATCCAGCACCTCAGGTCAACATGCAAGGATTGTATCCACCATCCGGCGGCTTCCTGCAGCGCATGAACATGCAGGCATATGCCCCAGGATTTTGA
- the LOC120457751 gene encoding uncharacterized protein LOC120457751 has translation MKCIISIVAISVIFGLSLIQAAPIAENTQDPGFFSASDITGEPVRQKRASADYYQGDYFICYPKSAVYGKHGYGGSNRRSYDSEDYAPHNLADDPLAVRQARADARRAAYTDSFGK, from the coding sequence ATGAAGTGCATCATCTCCATCGTTGCGATCTCCGTGATCTTCGGTTTAAGCCTGATCCAGGCAGCACCCATCGCTGAAAATACACAGGATCCAGGATTCTTTTCGGCCTCGGACATTACCGGAGAACCAGTGCGCCAAAAGCGAGCCAGTGCGGACTACTACCAGGGCGACTACTTCATCTGCTATCCCAAGAGCGCAGTCTACGGCAAACATGGATACGGTGGAAGCAATCGCAGGTCCTACGACTCCGAGGACTATGCCCCCCACAACCTGGCCGACGATCCTTTGGCCGTTCGCCAGGCTCGTGCTGATGCGAGACGAGCCGCCTACACCGACAGCTTCGGCAAATAA
- the LOC120457753 gene encoding glycine-rich RNA-binding protein 10 — MKVCLLIVLVFVLVISVLFVIISGHPVEEQKVTLEDAAAQPGIDDGTGVRAVRHFGGGGFGGGGFGGGGYGRGGFCCGGGGGFRRGGFGGGGFGGYPGGGYGGYPRGGGYGGGSVSASASASASSSWGRK, encoded by the coding sequence ATGAAAGTTTGCCTCTTGATTGTCCTCGTCTTCGTCCTCGTCATCTCGGTCCTTTTCGTCATAATCAGCGGCCATCCTGTGGAGGAACAAAAGGTCACACTGGAGGATGCTGCAGCACAGCCGGGAATCGATGATGGTACTGGAGTGAGGGCCGTTCGTCACTTTGGCGGCGGCGGCTTTGGTGGAGGCGGCTTTGGTGGAGGCGGCTATGGACGCGGAGGATTCTGTtgtggaggaggtggtggctTCCGCCGCGGCGGGTTTGGCGGCGGTGGCTTCGGTGGTTATCCTGGTGGCGGCTATGGCGGATATCCCAGAGGTGGAGGCTACGGAGGAGGCAGTGTATCAGCCTCGGCGTCCGCTTCAGCCAGTTCCAGTTGGGGacgtaaataa
- the LOC120457801 gene encoding prisilkin-39 — MFLRARLALLSLLFLTVSGQKSKVRNDRPQGRTLGLLTPLLLGGGGPLFDVPLPAGPPIGPGGGSSSAAGGGTQSDSYYGGGYPSYGYRPNYGYGYPSYGYNSGYPGFGYGYGQNYYRPNYYNYGGYQRPQSYYGYRPTYSSIGTGASGGYPSYSSSAAVSSSPTTSGAGAVSAGGTPQLSTAQQAQLAGILGQALGSSLRPLLANGGGAAGATGAGANPQALSGLLSLLG; from the coding sequence ATGTTTCTACGCGCGCGTTTGGCTCTTCTGAGCCTTCTCTTCCTGACGGTCTCCGGTCAGAAGAGTAAGGTCCGAAATGATCGGCCTCAAGGCAGGACCCTGGGACTATTGACGCCTCTTTTACTGGGTGGTGGGGGACCGCTCTTCGATGTACCCCTGCCTGCAGGACCACCCATCGGACCAGGTGGCGGATCCTCTTCTGCAGCCGGAGGAGGCACGCAATCGGACTCCTACTACGGCGGCGGCTATCCAAGCTACGGGTACAGACCCAACTACGGATACGGATATCCCAGTTACGGCTATAACTCCGGATACCCGGGCTTTGGCTATGGCTACGGCCAGAACTACTACAGACCCAACTACTACAACTACGGTGGATACCAGAGACCGCAGTCGTATTATGGATACCGACCCACTTATAGCTCCATTGGAACTGGCGCATCTGGCGGATATCCCTCGTACAGCAGTTCAGCTGCCGTCTCGAGCTCTCCTACAACATCGGGAGCAGGCGCAGTGTCTGCAGGGGGAACCCCACAGCTGTCCACCGCTCAGCAGGCCCAGTTAGCCGGCATTTTGGGCCAGGCCCTTGGCAGTAGTCTACGCCCTCTTCTCGCCAATGGGGGCGGGGCAGCTGGAGCGACAGGAGCGGGCGCGAATCCGCAAGCCCTGAGCGGTCTACTCAGTCTTCTGGGCTAG
- the LOC120457761 gene encoding protein suex-1 produces the protein MDSMQLTYFLLLVVTLLGCLLASPVNEDPAAAETLDDVADLGDQEAKEGDRPARWLDGGWGGGWNTGWGGGWNGGWNRGWSISYSPWRSSYSNYWW, from the coding sequence ATGGACAGTATGCAGCTCACCTACTTCTTACTGCTTGTAGTAACTCTCTTAGGATGCCTTTTGGCGAGTCCTGTAAACGAGGATCCTGCGGCTGCAGAAACTCTAGATGATGTGGCTGATTTGGGTGATCAGGAAGCAAAGGAGGGCGATAGACCAGCTCGGTGGCTAGACGGAGGTTGGGGAGGTGGCTGGAATACAGGATGGGGCGGTGGATGGAATGGAGGCTGGAACAGAGGGTGGAGTATATCCTACAGTCCCTGGAGAAGCAGCTACAGTAATTATTGGTGGTAG
- the LOC120457762 gene encoding protein S100-A9-like yields the protein MRLILLTIVGLLCLGYAFALNGNGANLEELANLGAGHAESGVREARGYGHGNYGHGNYGHGHGHSGGGGGHGHGHYGR from the coding sequence ATGCGTCTTATCCTTCTCACCATCGTTGGCCTCCTGTGCCTGGGCTATGCCTTCGCCctgaatggaaatggagctAACTTGGAGGAGCTGGCCAATCTGGGAGCAGGCCATGCCGAAAGCGGAGTGCGAGAGGCTCGTGGCTATGGTCATGGGAACTACGGACACGGCAACTACGGACATGGTCACGGCCAcagcggtggtggtggtggacatggacatggtcATTATGGTCGCTAG
- the LOC120457738 gene encoding protein FAM98B-like: MRLTLLALIGVLCLACAYALDDSENNDQVVGLLDVADQGANHANDGAREARQWGYGGRGGGGWGGRGGWGGGGWGGRGGWGGGGWGGRGGGWGGRGGGWYGR, encoded by the coding sequence ATGCGTCTAACACTTCTGGCCCTCATCGGTGTCCTGTGCCTGGCCTGTGCCTACGCCTTGGATGACTCCGAGAACAACGATCAGGTGGTCGGACTCCTGGACGTTGCCGATCAGGGAGCGAACCATGCCAACGATGGAGCCCGAGAGGCGCGCCAGTGGGGCTACGGCGGCCGAGGAGGCGGAGGATGGGGTGGCCGTGGAGGATGGGGCGGTGGAGGATGGGGTGGCCGTGGAGGATGGGGCGGTGGAGGATGGGGCGGTCGTGGTGGAGGATGGGGCGGTCGAGGAGGTGGTTGGTATGGCCGATAG
- the LOC120457759 gene encoding uncharacterized protein LOC120457759: protein MRPTLQTLIGVLWLVYAFAWDNTDYNYHGIEFVDYADEGASSYSDESPDWDFFDFWRRLFDR from the coding sequence ATGCGTCCAACACTCCAGACCCTCATTGGTGTCCTGTGGCTGGTCTACGCCTTCGCCTGGGATAATACCGACTACAACTATCACGGAATCGAGTTCGTGGACTACGCCGACGAGGGAGCTAGTTCCTATAGCGATGAATCTCCAGACTGGGATTTCTTTGACTTTTGGAGGCGGTTGTTCGACCGTTAG
- the LOC120457714 gene encoding odorant receptor 47a, whose amino-acid sequence MDSFLQVQKSTIALLGFDLFSENREMWKRPYRAMNVFGIAAIFPFIMAAVLHNWKNVMQLADAMVALLITILGLFKFSMILYLRRDFKRLIDKFRLLMSNEADQGEEYAEILNAANKQDQRMCTLFRTCFLLAWALNSVLPFVRMGFSYWQSGHAEPELPFPCLFPWNIHIIRNYVLSFVWSAFASTGVVLPAVSLDTIFCSFTSNLCAFFKIAQYKVVRFRGGSLKESQATLNKVFALYQTSLDMCSDLNQCYQPIICAQFFISSLQLCMLGYLFSITFAQSEGVYYASFIATIIIQAYIYCYCGENLKTESATFEWAIYDSPWHESLGAGGASTSICRSLLISMMRAHRGFRITGYFFEANMEAFSSIVRTAMSYITMLRSFS is encoded by the exons ATGGACAGTTTCCTGCAAGTGCAGAAGAGCACCATCGCCCTTCTGGGATTTGATCTCTTCAGTGAAAACCGCGAAATGTGGAAGCGCCCCTATAGAGCGATGAATGTGTTTGGCATAGCTGCCATTTTCCCCTTCATCATGGCGGCCGTGCTCCATAACTGGAAGAACGTGATGCAGCTAGCCGATGCCATGGTGGCCCTACTAATAACCATCCTGGGCCTGTTCAAGTTCAGCATGATACTCTACTTGCGTCGCGATTTCAAGCGCCTGATTGACAAATTTCGCTTGCTCATGTCGAATG AGGCGGACCAGGGCGAGGAATACGCAGAGATCCTCAACGCAGCCAACAAGCAGGATCAACGCATGTGCACTCTGTTCAGGACCTGTTTTCTTCTCGCCTGGGCCTTGAATAGTGTTCTGCCCTTTGTGAGGATGGGTTTCAGCTATTGGCAGTCAGGCCATGCAGAGCCCGAGCTGCCCTTTCCCTGTCT TTTTCCCTGGAACATCCACATCATCCGCAACTATGTGTTGAGCTTTGTGTGGAGCGCGTTCGCCTCGACAGGAGTGGTTTTACCTGCTGTCAGCTTGGACACCATATTCTGTTCGTTCACCAGCAACCTGTGCGCCTTCTTCAAGATCGCCCAGTACAAGGTGGTCAGGTTTAGGGGCGGCTCCCTCAAGGAGTCACAGGCCACGTTGAACAAAGTGTTTGCCCTGTACCAGACCAGCTTGGACATGTGCAGCGATCTGAATCAGTGCTACCAGCCGATCATCTGCGCCCAGTTCTTCATTTCATCTCTGCAACTCTGCATGCTGGGGTACCTGTTCTCCATCACCTTTGCTCAGTCAGAGGGCGTCTACTACGCCTCCTTCATAGCCACCATCATCATTCAGGCCTACATCTACTGCTACTGCGGGGAGAACCTGAAGACGGAGAGCGCCACCTTCGAGTGGGCCATCTACGACAGTCCATGGCACGAGAGCTTGGGAGCTGGTGGAGCCTCCACCTCGATCTGCCGATCGCTGCTGATCAGCATGATGCGGGCCCATCGGGGATTCCGCATCACGGGATACTTTTTCGAGGCCAACATGGAGGCCTTCTCATCG ATTGTCCGCACGGCGATGTCCTACATAACAATGCTGAGATCGTTCTCCTAA
- the LOC120457727 gene encoding cuticle protein CP14.6: MTLTHASFAALVLALCCLSFIQAQPQRGIPPPRGNSFDANAVILKQNFDQNPDGSYQYNYETSNGIRADEAGYLKNPGSQIEAQVMQGSYSYTGPDGVVYTITYIADENGYRAEGAHIPTPPPVRAAAAPGRFFK; the protein is encoded by the exons ATGACGCTCACCCACGCCTCCTTCGCAGCCCTCGTCTTGGCCCTCTGCTGCCTCAGTTTCATTCAGGCCCAGCCACAACGCGGAATTCCCCCACCCCGCGGCAACTCCTTCGACGCGAACGCGGTGATCCTCAAGCAGAACTTCGACCAGAATCCCGATGGCTCCTATCAGTACAA CTACGAGACGAGCAACGGAATCCGAGCGGATGAGGCTGGCTATCTGAAGAACCCGGGCAGTCAGATCGAGGCTCAG GTGATGCAGGGCTCCTACTCGTACACCGGACCCGATGGCGTGGTCTACACCATCACCTACATTGCTGATGAGAACGGATACCGCGCCGAAGGTGCCCACATACCCACTCCGCCTCCAGTTCGCGCCGCCGCCGCTCCCGGAAGATTCTTCAAGTAA